One region of Triticum aestivum cultivar Chinese Spring chromosome 6B, IWGSC CS RefSeq v2.1, whole genome shotgun sequence genomic DNA includes:
- the LOC123133397 gene encoding putative serpin-Z6A, whose translation MQSLKPRRFPKLCRRWISTDSVADLPARSSSSESGLQALALTLNKRLADEAGKNNDNLIFSPVSVYAALSLVAAGARERTLAEMLGVLGAASRDDLAGSVRALAEQALADRSHTGGPYVNFACAVWHDKTRPLKPAYADAAVKSYKAQTHAVDFHEKPVEAAKQINAWVAASTNNLIPSIIHPRALSELTDLVLANAIYFKGEWLKPFRKDQTKEDKFHRLEGGIVDVPFMRYRGRQRIACHDGFKVLQLYYERGQQLAAQPSALYSMCIFLPDDHDGLWRLTDKIAACNNDFLREHLPTGTVLVGDFRLPKFKLALSTDMTNVLRDLGLKDAFDLWKADLADMVEQKPGVNLALEKVLHKAVIEVNEEGTEAAAATAACLCRSTRAYKPPARVDFVADHPFAFFVMEEVSGAILFAGHVLDPSRE comes from the exons ATGCAATCGCTGAAGCCCCGCCGCTTTCCCAAGCTATGCCGCCGATGGATCTCGACGGACTCCGTGGCCGATCTGCCCGCCCGGTCCTCGAGCTCCGAGTCCGGTCTGCAGGCGCTCGCTCTAACCCTTAACAAGCGCCTCGCCGACGAGGCCGGCAAGAACAACGACAACCTCATCTTCTCGCCGGTGTCAGTCTACGCGGCGCTATCCCTggtggccgccggcgcccgcgAGCGCACCCTCGCGGAGATGCTCGGCGTCCTCGGCGCAGCGTCTCGTGACGACCTCGCGGGTTCCGTCCGTGCACTGGCGGAGCAGGCCCTTGCCGACCGGTCACATACCGGCGGGCCATATGTCAACTTCGCGTGCGCCGTGTGGCACGACAAGACGAGGCCTCTCAAGCCCGCGTACGCCGACGCCGCCGTCAAGTCGTACAAGGCGCAGACGCACGCTGTAGACTTCCACGAAAAG CCGGTGGAAGCAGCGAAGCAGATCAACGCATGGGTGGCGGCGTCCACCAATAACCTCATCCCCTCCATCATTCATCCACGCGCACTGTCCGAGCTGACCGACCTCGTGCTCGCCAATGCCATCTACTTCAAGGGTGAGTGGCTCAAGCCTTTCCGCAAGGACCAGACCAAGGAGGACAAATTCCACCGCCTCGAGGGCGGCATCGTCGACGTGCCCTTCATGCGTTACCGTGGCAGGCAGCGCATTGCGTGCCATGACGGGTTCAAGGTGCTCCAACTTTACTACGAGAGGGGCCAGCAGTTGGCTGCTCAGCCATCGGCGCTCTACTCAATGTGCATCTTCCTCCCAGACGACCATGACGGGCTATGGCGGCTCACTGACAAGATCGC TGCATGCAACAATGACTTTTTGCGCGAGCACCTGCCGACGGGCACCGTCCTGGTCGGCGACTTTCGCCTGCCCAAGTTCAAGCTCGCCTTATCCACAGACATGACAAACGTTCTCCGAGACTTGGGACTAAAGGACGCTTTCGACCTGTGGAAGGCCGACTTGGCCGACATGGTGGAGCAGAAGCCCGGCGTGAACCTGGCACTAGAGAAAGTGTTACACAAGGCTGTCATCGAGGTAAACGAGGAAGGCACGGAGGCGGCTGCCGCCACCGCTGCTTGTCTTTGCAGAAGTACACGGGCCTACAAACCGCCGGCGCGTGTGGACTTTGTCGCTGATCATCCGTTTGCCTTCTTCGTGATGGAGGAGGTCTCGGGTGCAATTCTCTTCGCAGGACACGTCCTTGATCCATCAAGGGAGTGA
- the LOC123133398 gene encoding cell wall / vacuolar inhibitor of fructosidase 2-like, whose product MRQSQALSLLVLLLLVASSSASILEDACRSLGNPYYYNTCIKFFKADKESALANKRGLAAIATGIAKKTAVVTLKRIATVKAVDKDPKIQAILVFCDHFYSIAVGLFDEAAKCIWSNKVGDAVTSLGSAWNVPRSCEDEFRKAGVKSPLHAENSEFEMECIITMGVTERLRVV is encoded by the coding sequence ATGAGGCAGTCGCAAGCTCTCTCGCTTCTcgtcctcctcctgctcgtcgcctcGTCCAGCGCTTCCATTCTAGAAGATGCGTGCAGGAGCTTGGGCAACCCTTACTACTACAACACCTGCATCAAGTTCTTCAAGGCCGACAAGGAGAGCGCCTTGGCGAACAAGCGCGGCCTCGCCGCCATCGCCACTGGAATCGCCAAAAAGACGGCCGTGGTCACCCTCAAGCGCATCGCCACCGTGAAGGCCGTGGACAAGGACCCGAAGATCCAGGCGATCCTTGTCTTCTGCGACCATTTTTACTCCATAGCCGTGGGCCTGTTCGATGAGGCAGCCAAATGCATCTGGTCGAACAAGGTGGGCGACGCAGTGACAAGCCTCGGCTCCGCGTGGAACGTCCCCCGGAGCTGCGAGGACGAGTTCCGCAAGGCAGGAGTGAAGTCGCCGTTGCATGCCGAGAATTCCGAGTTCGAGATGGAGTGCATCATCACTATGGGTGTAACGGAGCGGCTGCGTGTTGTGTAG